In a genomic window of Ranitomeya imitator isolate aRanImi1 chromosome 5, aRanImi1.pri, whole genome shotgun sequence:
- the LOC138680795 gene encoding uncharacterized protein, which yields MSKDSFRYLLRLVEGTISRQDTQLRKSISPEERLLVTLRFLATGETLRSLHFQFRIGVSTLSGIIADTCRALWDNLREEFLPIPTREIWLANAQKFEQVCSFPNCIGAVDGKHIRITKPSRSGSLFFNYKKYFSTVLMAIAGADCRFIAVDIGAFGRANDSRTFKESDMGRRLYNNNFNFPQPRPLPNTDGPALPFVVVGDEAFQMSGNLLKPYSSRGLDRTKTIFNYRLSRARRTVECAFGILVSKWRILGSAINLKIETVDEVVKACVVLHNFIIDKERVNVELDEPIPNPLPDYQAHPLRTTVEIAHMRDQFAAYFVSDVGRVSWQDQMV from the exons atgtcaaaagacagcttccgatatctgctgcgtctggtggaaggaaccatttccaggcaggacacgcagctccgtaaatcgatttcccctgaggaacgtctgctggtgactctacg tttcctggctaccggagagacattgagatcactgcatttccagtttcggattggagtctccacactgtctgggattattgccgacacttgccgcgcattgtgggacaacctccgggaggaatttttacccatccctacaagagaaatatggcttgccaacgcccaaaaatttgaacaagtgtgttctttccctaactgtattggagccgtggatgggaagcacattaggattaccaagccttcaagaagtggatctcttttttttaattataaaaaatacttttccaccgtgctgatggcaattgcaggtgcggactgcaggtttatcgctgtggacattggagcttttggtcgtgcaaatgattcacggacatttaaggagtctgatatgggccgaagattgtacaataacaattttaatttcccccagccacgacctcttcccaacaccgacggcccggccctgccatttgttgttgttggtgatgaggcttttcaaatgagtggcaacctacttaaaccttactcaagtcgtgggttggaccgcaccaaaactatatttaattacagactgtccagggccagaagaactgtggagtgcgcctttggcatcctggtctccaaatggcgtatcttaggatccgccataaatttgaaaattgagacagtggatgaggtggtgaaggcgtgtgtggttctccacaattttattattgataaagagagagtcaacgtggaacttgatgaacccataccaaatccattgcctgattaccaagctcatcctctgcggacaactgtggagattgctcatatgagggaccaatttgctgcatactttgtttctgatgttggccgtgtttcatggcaagatcaaatggtttaa